A genomic window from Quercus lobata isolate SW786 chromosome 10, ValleyOak3.0 Primary Assembly, whole genome shotgun sequence includes:
- the LOC115964482 gene encoding cytosolic sulfotransferase 16-like, with translation MESSLLKMNHCPKSNEEEDYKSDPKSLTYKEIISTLPRRKGYNWVAYLYQYKGFWYGPYHLDGILSTQDHFKSQPNEVIISSVPKSGTTWLKSLNFAIMTRSCYNESTSPLLTQQSHDLLPFFELEILSNPPNFNVDIPLVATHIPYTSLPKSIMNSSCKIVYICRDPKDVFDSLWHYSCKVSHKDAEPSIMEDLDLGKGFEFLCEGESVCGPYWDHVLGYWRANLESPK, from the coding sequence ATGGAATCCTCTCTCTTGAAAATGAATCATTGCCCAAAAAGTAACGAGGAAGAAGACTATAAGTCTGATCCAAAATCCCTCACATACAAGGAAATCATTTCAACCCTCCCAAGAAGAAAGGGTTATAATTGGGTAGCTTATTTGTACCAGTACAAAGGTTTTTGGTATGGTCCATACCACTTAGATGGAATCTTGTCAACTCAAGACCATTTCAAGTCTCAGCCGAATGAAGTGATCATTAGTAGTGTTCCCAAATCTGGCACAACTTGGCTTAAGTCCCTAAATTTTGCCATTATGACACGATCCTGTTACAATGAGTCTACCAGTCCTTTACTCACCCAGCAGTCACATGATCTGTTACCCTTCTTTGAGCTTGAAATTCTCTCAAACCCTCCAAATTTTAATGTAGACATACCACTTGTGGCTACACATATTCCCTACACTTCTTTACCAAAATCCATTATGAATTCTAGTTGCAAAATTGTTTACATATGCAGGGATCCAAAGGATGTATTTGATTCTCTATGGCACTATTCTTGCAAGGTCAGTCACAAGGATGCAGAACCTTCTATCATGGAAGATCTTGATTTGGGGAAGGGGTTTGAGTTCCTTTGTGAAGGAGAATCTGTTTGTGGACCATATTGGGATCATGTATTAGGATATTGGAGAGCAAATCTAGAATCACCTAAGTGA